From the Myripristis murdjan chromosome 14, fMyrMur1.1, whole genome shotgun sequence genome, one window contains:
- the LOC115371124 gene encoding CLOCK-interacting pacemaker-like: MPKEQRHFGECGAHSTSKNAKDKSNSATLRASQGGTHRGQSGMGDMSNRLSRCDSEKDSEKDSGYSEAGSDTVQTDVDDQRSSVSEPHRQSSKSSDIRGGHNAGGRNMPPYEELTPIYVIENLVVKPSRPEQLLHGPLAWGGGWHSLTGAKAPTQLLLIQQPAIPAPSSSTPTPSSSVAKPQGQMKKGGSRTNKNHSSKISYLPILNSYPRIAPHPRKESHEGKGAAAVGGAKESGNEGHSQSKRVCTEEGKREAVSTTSHPLKLQQQHHQKEGRGHSQYNVKGGHNSLLNPQGHAASSTTQPKSHHCHQSSCSDSVSSPSVSSSQTPSPPFSSESPSSSSPSSSSSVAHSCYRPAPEAAVGSSLPDYQSESSPTRQRRFLNTVEILNQSGLLAITLRAKELLKQNAATEREIAQLRQHTQLLCQAAQASQQGSTDGSSSLEKLLQAMSESGSYPKLDLKQLEALSNNHQQGKRKDEEDKGRDSNRKNNEAHTSSQQNLVSLRNLDDETSPPSPLFAPSPEAETTEHPDGLLEPLASSLSAPLPRPVPAPGHKPPGMEKDLTDLTMSPESSTHHKYLL, encoded by the exons ATGCCAAAGGAACAGCGGCATTTTGGAGAGTGTGGCGCCCATAGCACCTCAAAGAATGCCAAGGATAAAAGCAACAGCGCCACCCTGCGGGCCTCTCAGGGTGGCACCCACAGGGGCCAGTCTGGGATGGGTGACATGAGCAACAGGCTGTCGCGCTGTGACTCAGAGAAGGACTCAGAAAAAGACTCAGGGTACTCAG aggCTGGCTCGGACACAGTGCAGACTGATGTGGACGACCAGCGCAGCAGTGTGAGCGAACCTCACAGGCAGAGCAGCAAAAGCTCGGACATCCGAGGCGGTCATAATGCCGGCGGCCGCAACATGCCACCTTACGAGGAGCTCACGCCCATCTACGTCATCGAAAACCTGGTGGTCAAGCCG TCCAGACCGGAGCAGCTTCTGCATGGCCCCCTGGCATGGGGGGGAGGTTGGCACAGCCTTACGGGTGCTAAGGCGCCCACCCAACTCTTGCTGATCCAACAGCCAGCAATACCCgccccctcttcctccaccccGACCCCATCCTCCAGTGTAGCTAAACCACAGGGCCAAATGAAGAAAGGAGGCAGTCGCACCAACAAGAACCACAGCAGCAAGATTTCGTATCTCCCAATCCTCAATTCGTACCCCCGCATCGCTCCTCACCCCAGGAAGGAGAGCCATGAGGGCAAGGGCGCCGCTGCAGTAGGAGGGGCTAAGGAGAGTGGTAATGAGGGCCATAGCCAGAGCAAGAGGGTGTGCActgaggaggggaagagggaggcTGTGTCGACCACCAGCCATCCTTTgaagctccagcagcagcaccaccagaAAGAAGGCAGAGGCCATTCCCAGTATAACGTCAAGGGCGGCCATAACTCTTTACTTAACCCGCAGGGACACGCTGCCTCCTCCACCACCCAGCCCAAATCCCACCACTGCCACCAAAGCTCCTGCTCTGACAGCGTGAGCTCGCCTTCTGTCTCCAGCTCCCAGACGCCCTCCCCACCTTTCTCCTCTGAgtccccttcctcttcctctccctcctcctcctcctccgtggCACACAGCTGCTACCGACCGGCCCCCGAGGCGGCGGTGGGCAGCTCCCTTCCGGACTACCAGTCAGAGTCTTCGCCGACACGCCAGCGCCGTTTCCTGAACACGGTGGAGATCCTGAACCAGTCGGGCCTGCTGGCCATCACGCTACGCGCCAAGGAGCTGCTGAAGCAGAACGCCGCCACCGAGAGGGAGATCGCCCAGCTGCGTCAGCACACCCAGCTCCTGTGCCAAGCGGCCCAGGCCAGCCAGCAGGGATCCACCGACGGCTCCAGCAGCCTCGAGAAACTCCTCCAAGCCATGAGCGAGTCAGGCTCCTACCCCAAGCTAGACTTGAAGCAGCTCGAGGCCCTCAGCAACAACCACCAACAGGGCAAGAGGAAAGATGAGGAGGATAAAGGGAGGGACAGCAACCGAAAAAACAATGAGGCACATACCAGTTCTCAGCAAAACCTGGTGTCCTTACGCAATTTAGACGAtgagacgtcaccaccgtctcCGCTGTTCGCCCCCTCTCCAGAAGCAGAGACGACAGAGCATCCCGATGGCCTGTTGGAGCCCCTCGCCTCGTCCCTGTCAGCGCCTCTACCCAGACCCGTTCCCGCGCCGGGACACAAACCACCAGGGATGGAAAAGGACCTGACTGATCTGACTATGTCCCCGGAGAGCTCCACACACCACAAGTATCTACTCTAG